The nucleotide window AAATGCAAGGCGAAAAAAAAGATGCTATTCCGCCTAAAAAAGCAATCAAAACGGATATTTCTTGCGACATTTTCAACCTCCGGGATATTTAAAATTTTCAGGGTCAAAATAATTCTTCAAGCGCTCTTCTGAAAACATCCGGAGAAGAAGAGAGCCCTGGAGTATAGCTTCTGGCATGATAGTAAATAGTTTTAAGTTCTATTTTTTGAGCAATTAGAACGGTTATGTAGTCTAAAATTCCTTTTATGTCGTTTTTAGATACTACCTGGGCACCTATTAAACAATCTTCATATATCAGCAATTTTAAATCTACTATCTCATTAGATGGGAAATATGCTTCTTTTGAATACCCGCTAGCCTTAATTATTTTGGGTGAAATTCCGGCTTCTTTTGCTACCTTGGAAGTCAAACCTACAGAGCCAACCTGCAAATCCCCGATAATTGTAATACCTGAAGATAGGAAACCATCAAGGTTCACTTTAGTACTACTTATATCATCCGCAATTACTTTTGCCTGAATAATGGCGGCTTCTACTAATGGGCTCAAGCCATGCATTCCAGTTATTTTATTCTTTATCTGAACACAATCACCAAGGGCATATACATTACTCAAAAATTTATTCCCTGTTTTAACATGTTGTTTAGTATCTGTAACTATCCCTCCAAATTTTCCTATTTCAATACCTGCTTTTCTGGCAATCTCCACCTCAGGTTTAACTCCTGTTGAAATCAGAACCAGGTCAGTATCAATCTCCAGCGAATTTCCATTTACACTAACAGATTCCACTTTGTTTGTTCCGTTTATCCTGGAGACTCCACATCCAGTAATAATTTTTGCTCCTTTTTCAGTGAGATTTTTCTTTACAATATCTGCCACATCCGAATCCACTAAATCAGGGAGTATGTTTTCCTTAATTTCAACTACTGTTGTCAAAATACCTCTTTTTATAAAAGCAGCCGCGACTTCCATGCCAATAAATCCACCACCAATAATAGTTGCCTTTTTTACACCTTCCAATTTTTCATACAACTTCAAACCATCTTCGTAGTTAATCAATGTATATACTTCTTTTAAATCTCTTCCCGGTATGGGAGGGATGTTAGGCTTTCTTCCAGTGGCAATAACTAAGATATCATAATGGAGTCGGTCTTTTTCAGTCCTTATATTCTTACCTTCTAAATCTATCTTCTCTACAACAGCACCAGATAAAATATTAACACCTTTATTTTTAAATCTATTATCCAGATTGGGGAAAAGTATATCCTCCATACTTGGAATCTCTC belongs to Elusimicrobiota bacterium and includes:
- a CDS encoding FAD-dependent oxidoreductase, producing the protein MSIKKVVIIGGGIAGRNVVRELLRKNYPGEIYLIRKETHPSYSPCGIPFVISGEIPSMEDILFPNLDNRFKNKGVNILSGAVVEKIDLEGKNIRTEKDRLHYDILVIATGRKPNIPPIPGRDLKEVYTLINYEDGLKLYEKLEGVKKATIIGGGFIGMEVAAAFIKRGILTTVVEIKENILPDLVDSDVADIVKKNLTEKGAKIITGCGVSRINGTNKVESVSVNGNSLEIDTDLVLISTGVKPEVEIARKAGIEIGKFGGIVTDTKQHVKTGNKFLSNVYALGDCVQIKNKITGMHGLSPLVEAAIIQAKVIADDISSTKVNLDGFLSSGITIIGDLQVGSVGLTSKVAKEAGISPKIIKASGYSKEAYFPSNEIVDLKLLIYEDCLIGAQVVSKNDIKGILDYITVLIAQKIELKTIYYHARSYTPGLSSSPDVFRRALEELF